In a genomic window of Tissierella sp. Yu-01:
- the tgt gene encoding tRNA guanosine(34) transglycosylase Tgt, with protein sequence MAFKFELLKESKDSQARLGKLHTPHGVIETPIFMPVGTRATVKAMTPEEVKGLGAQIILSNTYHLYLKPGHELVKEAGGLHKFMNWDGPILTDSGGFQVFSLGPLRKITEEGVEFRSHIDGSKHFLSPEKSIEIQNALGSDIMMAFDECAPYPATYEYVKHSMERTTRWAQRCKDYHKDWDRQAIFGIVQGGMYKDLREISARDLVDMDFPGYAVGGLSVGEPRDLMCEILDHTTKLLPKEKPRYLMGVGSPDYLFEAVIRGIDMADCVLPTRIARNGTALTSRGKLVIRNGKYARDFSPLDPECDCYACKNYSRAYIRHLFNVDEILGARLTTTHNLYFLIKLMENIREAIKEDRLLEYKKEFYEKYGYTE encoded by the coding sequence ATGGCATTTAAATTTGAATTATTAAAGGAATCTAAAGATTCACAAGCAAGATTAGGAAAACTTCATACCCCACATGGTGTAATAGAGACTCCAATATTCATGCCTGTAGGTACGAGAGCTACTGTAAAGGCAATGACTCCTGAAGAAGTTAAGGGTTTAGGAGCTCAGATTATATTAAGCAATACATATCATTTATATCTAAAGCCAGGTCATGAGCTTGTTAAGGAAGCCGGTGGATTGCATAAATTCATGAACTGGGACGGACCAATTTTAACTGATAGTGGTGGATTCCAGGTTTTTAGTCTTGGTCCATTGAGAAAGATTACTGAAGAAGGTGTGGAGTTTAGATCTCATATTGACGGTTCAAAACACTTTTTAAGTCCAGAGAAATCAATTGAAATTCAAAATGCTTTAGGCTCTGATATAATGATGGCTTTTGATGAGTGTGCACCTTATCCTGCTACTTATGAATACGTAAAACATTCTATGGAAAGGACTACAAGGTGGGCACAAAGATGTAAGGATTACCATAAAGATTGGGATAGACAGGCTATATTTGGGATAGTACAAGGTGGCATGTACAAGGACTTAAGAGAAATTAGCGCCAGAGATTTAGTTGACATGGACTTTCCCGGATATGCAGTAGGAGGATTAAGCGTTGGTGAACCTAGGGACCTAATGTGTGAGATATTAGATCATACTACAAAATTACTTCCAAAAGAAAAACCTAGATATTTAATGGGAGTAGGTAGTCCTGATTACCTATTTGAAGCTGTAATTAGAGGTATTGATATGGCTGATTGTGTATTGCCTACTAGAATTGCAAGAAATGGAACAGCTTTAACTAGTCGTGGAAAGTTGGTAATTAGGAATGGGAAATATGCTAGGGATTTTAGTCCATTAGATCCAGAATGTGATTGTTATGCTTGCAAGAATTATTCAAGAGCTTATATAAGACACTTGTTTAATGTTGATGAAATATTAGGCGCTAGGTTGACAACAACACATAATTTATACTTCCTAATAAAATTAATGGAAAACATAAGAGAAGCAATTAAAGAAGATAGGTTATTAGAGTATAAGAAAGAATTTTATGAAAAATATGGATATACAGAATAA
- the scfA gene encoding six-cysteine ranthipeptide SCIFF, with protein MKYIKTLSGKNLKDTYAKGGCGECQTSCQSACKTSCTVGNQKCENN; from the coding sequence ATGAAATACATAAAAACTTTAAGTGGAAAAAATTTAAAGGATACTTACGCTAAAGGTGGATGTGGAGAATGTCAAACTTCTTGTCAATCTGCATGTAAAACATCTTGTACTGTAGGAAATCAAAAGTGTGAAAACAACTAA
- the yajC gene encoding preprotein translocase subunit YajC, whose protein sequence is MSAQQLNGLLLPIGFLVIFYIFAIRPQKKKEKEITAMRSNLKVGDEVITIGGICGKILRVKEDIIILEVGNTKTRLDVTKWAIGSVVNRNDNVASKKEEVVSEENEEEK, encoded by the coding sequence ATGAGTGCACAGCAATTAAATGGTTTACTATTACCAATTGGTTTTCTAGTAATATTCTACATATTTGCTATAAGACCACAAAAGAAAAAGGAAAAAGAGATTACTGCAATGAGAAGTAACCTAAAGGTTGGTGACGAAGTAATCACTATTGGAGGCATTTGTGGTAAGATATTGAGAGTCAAAGAAGATATTATAATTCTAGAAGTTGGCAATACAAAAACAAGACTTGATGTTACTAAATGGGCTATAGGTTCTGTAGTTAATAGAAATGATAATGTTGCTTCTAAAAAAGAAGAGGTAGTATCAGAAGAGAACGAAGAAGAAAAATAG
- a CDS encoding TIGR04086 family membrane protein, translating to MLNKNKSRISYLLKGLLMAFIITILLLVFYSLLLRFTSLSESKLHLLNNLTMILSVVVSSIYVAVKIKDKGWMHGGIVGVLYYLIIILINLLFIRDSSSVLLLSKLLISTIAGIIGGMIGINIV from the coding sequence ATGTTAAATAAAAATAAATCAAGGATAAGTTATTTACTTAAAGGCTTATTAATGGCTTTTATAATTACAATTCTTCTATTAGTTTTTTACTCATTATTGCTAAGGTTTACATCTCTAAGTGAAAGTAAACTACACTTATTAAACAATCTAACAATGATATTAAGTGTAGTAGTTTCTAGTATTTATGTGGCTGTAAAGATTAAAGATAAAGGGTGGATGCACGGAGGAATAGTTGGAGTACTATATTATTTAATAATCATTTTAATTAACTTATTATTTATAAGAGATTCTAGTTCAGTACTTTTATTGAGCAAGCTTCTAATATCAACAATTGCAGGCATTATAGGTGGTATGATCGGTATAAACATAGTTTAA